The Priestia megaterium NBRC 15308 = ATCC 14581 region ATTAGAGTACTTTATCTCTACCCATGGTGCACGTAAAGGTCTTGCCGATACGGCTCTTAAAACAGCTGACTCAGGTTACCTTACTCGTCGTTTGGTTGACGTGGCACAAGACGTTATCGTACGTGATGACGACTGCGGTACAGACCGCGGTATTCTGGCTGTTGCAATCAAAGAAGGAACAGAAGAAATTGAGAAACTTGATGAGCGTCTAATTGGACGTTATGCAAGAAAAACACTACTTCACCCAGGAACAAACGAAGTGTTAGTGAAAGAAAACGAACTAATTACAGAAGACCTAGCTGAAACAATTGTGGATGCTGGTGTTGAAGAAGTATGGATTCGTTCTGCATTCACTTGTAACACTCGCCACGGTGTATGTAAAAAATGTTACGGTCGTAACCTTGCAACTGGTTCAGAAGTTGAAGTGGGTGAAGCAGTTGGTATCATCGCTGCTCAATCTATCGGTGAGCCAGGTACACAGTTAACGATGCGTACATTCCATACAGGTGGGGTTGCTGGAGACGATATCACTCAAGGTTTACCGCGTATCCAAGAGATCTTCGAAGCGCGTAACCCTAAAGGTCAAGCCGTTATTTCTGAAATTGAAGGTACAATTGCCGGCATTTCTGAAGGACGCGATCGTCAACATGAAATTACTGTTCAAGGAGAGATTGAAACTCGTTCTTACACAGCTCCGTACAGTGCACGTCTGAAAGTTATTGAAGGACAGCGCATTGCACGTGGTCAAGAATTAACAGAAGGTTCAATTGATCCTAAAGAATTACTAAAAGTAAAAGATATCACGGCTGTACAAGAGTACTTGCTTCGTGAGGTGCAAAAAGTATACCGTATGCAAGGGGTAGAAATTGGAGATAAACACGTAGAGGTAATGGTTCGCCAAATGCTTCGTAAAGTGCGTGTAATGGATTCAGGAGATACAGATGTATTACCAGGTTCATTACTTGATATTCACCAATTCACTGATGCAAATGAAAAAGTATTACTTGAAGGCAATCGTCCAGCGACGGGCCGTCCTGTATTACTTGGTATTACAAAAGCATCTCTTGAAACTGATTCCTTCTTATCTGCTGCGTCATTCCAAGAAACAACGCGTGTTCTTACGGATGCTGCAATTAAAGGAAAACGTGATGAGTTGCTTGGACTTAAAGAGAATGTTATCATTGGTAAGCTAGTTCCGGCTGGTACAGGTATGACGAGATATCGTAATGCTGAACCGATCAAAAACCAAGCTGAAGAAACGGTAACAATCGACTAATTATAAAATCATTACTCTAGAATGGATGTTTTTTTAAAAAACTACAAAACGTTAGTTGACATCCATTCTAGGGAATGATACTATATCAAAGGTGCTCCTATAAACTACCTGTTACTTTGGAGGATATGATAATGTCTTATGAAAAAGTATTACAGGCTGATCATATTATTGTAGGAACAAAGCAGACGGTGAAAGCATTAAAAAAAGGTACAGTAAAGGAAGTCATCATTGCTGAAGACGCTGATTTTTATGTCACATCCATTGTGGCAAAAACGGCACAGCAAGAAAACGTTCCGTATACGTATGTCCCTTCTATGCGAAAGCTTGGTCAAGCTTGTAGGATAGAAGTTAACGCTGCAACTGTTGCAATTATTAGTTAACACGTTTTTGAACTTTTAGTTTCAAAGACTTTGTTTTTTGCTAAAAAATGAACCACCTGGATGTGTGGTCTTACAAAAGGCGAAAGGAGGAAAATTTAAATGCCTACTATTAACCAATTAATCCGTAATGGTCGTGTGAGTAAAGGTAAAAAATCTGACTCACCTGCTTTAAACAGAGGTTACAACAGCTTCAAAAAAGCTCAAACTAATCAATCTTCTCCACAAAAACGTGGTGTATGTACACGTGTGGGTACTATGACACCGAAGAAACCGAACTCGGCTCTTCGTAAATATGCTCGTGTACGTTTAACAAACGGTATCGAGGTAACAGCTTATATCCCAGGTATTGGTCACAACTTACAAGAACACAGCGTGGTACTTATCCGCGGTGGACGTGTAAAAGATTTACCAGGGGTACGTTACCATATCGTACGTGGTGCACTTGATACTGCTGGTGTGGATGGCCGTATGCAAGGTCGTTCTAAATATGGTACTAAGCGACCAAAAGCAGCTAAAAAATAATAGCTTAACAATTAATAGATAAACTTTTAAAAGTGAAAGGAGGAAGTAGAATGCCACGTAAGGGACCTGTTGCAAAAAGAGACGTATTACCAGATCCGATTTACAATTCTAAGCTTGTATCTCGCTTAATCAACAAAATGATGCTTGATGGAAAGCGCGGTAAGTCACAAGCTATTCTTTATAGAGCATTCGATTTAGTACAAGAGCGCAGTGGTAAAGAAGCTATGGAAGTATTCGACCAAGCTCTTAAAAACATCATGCCTGTACTAGAAGTTAGAGCACGCCGTGTAGGGGGTTCTAACTACCAAGTTCCTGTAGAAGTACGTCCAGAGCGTCGTACTACTTTAGGTCTTCGTTGGTTAGTAAACTATGCTCGTCTTCGTGGAGAAAAAACGATGGAAGAGCGTTTAGCTAACGAAATCCTTGATGCAGCTAACAACACTGGTGCTGCAGTTAAGAAACGTGAAGATACTCACAAAATGGCAGAAGCTAACAAAGCATTTGCTCATTACCGTTGGTAATCTTTTAACGAAACTTTTTAAAAAACAAATTATAATATGGAAGGAGAAATACCTAAGATGGCAAGAGAGTTCTCCTTAGAAAACACTCGTAATATTGGAATCATGGCTCACATTGATGCTGGTAAAACAACAACAACTGAGCGTGTTCTTTATTATACTGGCCGTATCCATAAAATTGGTGAAACTCATGAAGGAGCTTCACAAATGGACTGGATGGAGCAAGAGCAAGAACGTGGTATCACTATCACGTCTGCTGCGACAACTGCTGCTTGGAAAGGTCACCGCGTTAACATCATCGATACTCCTGGACACGTAGACTTCACTGTTGAAGTTGAGCGTTCATTACGTGTACTTGATGGCGCTGTGGCAGTTCTTGATGCTCAATCTGGTGTTGAGCCTCAAACAGAAACAGTATGGCGTCAAGCGACTACGTACGGTGTTCCCCGTGTCGTATTCGTTAACAAAATGGACAAAATTGGTGCTGACTTCTTGTACTCTGTAAAAACGATCCACGATCGTTTAGGTGCAAATGCTCACCCAATTCAGTTGCCAATTGGTGCTGAAGATGAGTTCGAAGCAATCATTGACCTAGTGGAAATGAAAGCATACTTCTACGAAGATGACTTAGGTACTCGTTCAGAGTCTCGTGAAATTCCTGAGGAATACAAAGAGCAAGCTGAAGAATACCGTGCAAGCTTAGTAGAAGCTGTTGCAGAACTTGACGAAGAATTAATGATGAAGTACTTAGACGAAGGCGAGCTTACAGTTGAAGAACTAAAAGCTGGTATCCGTAAAGGTACTTGTGACGTTGAATTCTACCCAGTTATCTGTGGTTCAGCATTCAAAAACAAAGGTGTACAATTAATGCTAGATGCAGTAATTGATTACCTACCGTCTCCAGTAGATGTACCATCAATCCAAGGTATCGTACCTGACACAGAAGAAGAAGTTACGCGTGAGTCTAGCGACAACGCTCCTTTCTCAGCATTAGCGTTCAAAGTTATGACGGACCCTTATGTTGGTAAATTAACATTCTTCCGTGTGTACTCTGGTGTACTAAGCTCTGGTTCATACATCAAAAACTCTACAAAAGGTAAGCGTGAGCGTGTAGGTCGTATCCTACAAATGCATGCTAACTCTCGTGAAGAGATTTCTGAAGTATACGCTGGAGATATCGCGGCAGCTGTAGGATTAAAAGATACTTCTACTGGTGATACTCTATGTGACGAAAAGAGTCTTGTAATTCTTGAGTCTATGGAATTCCCAGAGCCAGTTATCTCTTTATCTGTTGAGCCAAAATCAAAAGCTGACCAAGATAAAATGACTACAGCTCTTCAAAAGTTACAAGAAGAAGATCCAACTTTCCGTGCGGAAACTAATACAGAGACTGGTCAAATCATCATCTCTGGTATGGGTGAGCTTCACCTTGATATCATCGTTGACCGTATGCGTCGCGAATTCAAAGTAGAAGCAAACGTTGGTGCTCCTCAAGTAGCTTACCGTGAAACTTTCCGCGCTGGTGCGAAAGTTGAAGGTAAATTCGCTCGTCAATCTGGTGGTCGTGGACAATTCGGTCACGTTTGGATTGAGTTCGAACCTAACGAAGAAGGAAAAGGCTTTGAATTTGAGAACAAAATCGTTGGTGGTGTAGTTCCACGTGAATACATCCCTGCAGTTCAAGCTGGTCTTGAAGATGCATTACAAAACGGTGTTGTTGCTGGTTATCCATTAATCGATATCAAAGCTGCTTTAGTTGATG contains the following coding sequences:
- the rpsG gene encoding 30S ribosomal protein S7 → MPRKGPVAKRDVLPDPIYNSKLVSRLINKMMLDGKRGKSQAILYRAFDLVQERSGKEAMEVFDQALKNIMPVLEVRARRVGGSNYQVPVEVRPERRTTLGLRWLVNYARLRGEKTMEERLANEILDAANNTGAAVKKREDTHKMAEANKAFAHYRW
- the fusA gene encoding elongation factor G, with the protein product MAREFSLENTRNIGIMAHIDAGKTTTTERVLYYTGRIHKIGETHEGASQMDWMEQEQERGITITSAATTAAWKGHRVNIIDTPGHVDFTVEVERSLRVLDGAVAVLDAQSGVEPQTETVWRQATTYGVPRVVFVNKMDKIGADFLYSVKTIHDRLGANAHPIQLPIGAEDEFEAIIDLVEMKAYFYEDDLGTRSESREIPEEYKEQAEEYRASLVEAVAELDEELMMKYLDEGELTVEELKAGIRKGTCDVEFYPVICGSAFKNKGVQLMLDAVIDYLPSPVDVPSIQGIVPDTEEEVTRESSDNAPFSALAFKVMTDPYVGKLTFFRVYSGVLSSGSYIKNSTKGKRERVGRILQMHANSREEISEVYAGDIAAAVGLKDTSTGDTLCDEKSLVILESMEFPEPVISLSVEPKSKADQDKMTTALQKLQEEDPTFRAETNTETGQIIISGMGELHLDIIVDRMRREFKVEANVGAPQVAYRETFRAGAKVEGKFARQSGGRGQFGHVWIEFEPNEEGKGFEFENKIVGGVVPREYIPAVQAGLEDALQNGVVAGYPLIDIKAALVDGSYHDVDSSEMAFKIAASMALKNAVSKCSPAILEPMMKVEVVIPDEYLGDIMGDITSRRGRVEGMEARGNAQVVRAFVPLSEMFGYATALRSNTQGRGTYSMHFDHYEEVPKSISEEIIKKNKGE
- the rpsL gene encoding 30S ribosomal protein S12, with the translated sequence MPTINQLIRNGRVSKGKKSDSPALNRGYNSFKKAQTNQSSPQKRGVCTRVGTMTPKKPNSALRKYARVRLTNGIEVTAYIPGIGHNLQEHSVVLIRGGRVKDLPGVRYHIVRGALDTAGVDGRMQGRSKYGTKRPKAAKK
- a CDS encoding 50S ribosomal protein L7ae-like protein, which translates into the protein MSYEKVLQADHIIVGTKQTVKALKKGTVKEVIIAEDADFYVTSIVAKTAQQENVPYTYVPSMRKLGQACRIEVNAATVAIIS